CAATTTCTAGGATGTCACATAATACTATTTTGTTaatttagagattttttttacGATCATTCCAAGAGGATGACATAAACTTAATCATGGTGGTAAAAAAGGCGAACACGCTCGCCCCCAGtgtccccgtcaatccgtcccagagccaacacggaggaggtaaatcacagacggTTAtgagcctttggaataatgactagcatataagggagacatttatctcgattttatcgAGATTCAAATCTTAGACTTCATGGTGACAACACTTCATGTGCTAGTACCGTCCCGAAAGGATGGAGATAAACTTAATCATTGTGGTAAAAAGGCAAATACGCTCGCCCCAGCGCTCCGGCCAACCCTTCCCaaagtcaacacggaggaggtaaattacaggcggctactagcctttgaaatagtgactagcacataagggaggtatttatctcgactttgtcgagattcgaaccccggACCTTATTATAGCAACACCTCATGCGTTAACCACTAGATCTATCCGAAAGTAAAGAACGGCCCCTCGACTAGTAACATTATTATAAATACTCAATTGGGAATATGAGTGACATCAAATGTCTACATGAGCGGTCCGTCTCGTCAGCGATCATCCAACCCCACTCGAAGTAGTAGAGCGCGAAACAAACAGGTGGGCAGAGTGGAGTCAGCGATCCCGCACCAAATCTGCCCCTGGATCCACGCCCAAGCCGAGAGCGACGTAACCAGTCGCTGACACCAAGGCGAGCCCCGGCCCCTAAAGGCCTCAAACAAGCAGAGGGCCAACCAACCGACAAAGGCAGACAGAGACGTGCTCGTCGTCGAGTCCCCATCGCCTCAGTTGGCTCCCGGCTCGGCCCTGCCTCCTGCTGCCGCGAAACACGCACTAAAATCCCACCTCCTCTCCGGCCCACACATAAGCCCACCGTGCACTCTCTGCACGCATCCGCCTCCCCACGACACATCGCCTTCCCACCCTTTGCCTGCGCTGCCTGCTACGCGGCCAGTGAGCCACTGCCGCTCTCGACGCCCGCGCCCTTTGCCACACGCTCACGCAGCGAAAGATCCCGTCCGTATCGGGGCGCACTCGCACCACAAACCACTACGATTGATGCGAACTGCAATTACATTACGCAGCCTTTGCAAAAGTAGATCAGATTAATAGCTAAATCCATAAATGCCCCACCTGAACAcctacatgaaaaaaaaaaaaaaaaaaaaaaaggaaaaagagaaaagaCAGCATCGATCGCATCATACCTACGTGCTCAGAGCGGTGCGGGCCGAGGCGATGCGATGCGATGCGATGGTTCTTGCCGTGATAAAATTTGCTGGCGAGGCACAGTAGAACGCGCCACCCTCCAGGAGGCAGCAGCCAGCTGTCATGTCAGATCGCGTTCCCTCCTCCATGATTTGGCTTGTCTCTTTTCAGCTTTTATGGGTGAATCGATTAAAGCAACGCAATCGACTTCTCATTTCGTGGGTGGCTTTGCCTTTTAACTGGTGCAGTCAAAAGCGAGGGGAAGAAGGGCTCAGAGACCGGGGTACAGTGGCAGCTGCAACTTTTTTCGCAtctctttataatttttttttcacgcTCTATCCATACTCCCGAATCCTTTAGGTCAATGGATGCTTAAATACGATCTGAAAACCTTGCTTAGACACTTCCGATTGCAGAGAACTCAGAGACAGGGAACCTTTTATCTTTTGGCGCTTGCATAACTTCTCTTTGGCTCTTATCACCGTAGTAATTCAAGGACCAGATGGGAGCGGAGCTGCACAGGCACACAGCTAGCTAGCACATCGACAGTAGCGAGATAGATCATCATAAATGGTAGAGCTTTTGTAGCTTGTAAACACACGATCATGACACCACATTCCCCTTTGACGTCAACGCACCGACACACGCCTTACACCTCGCAGTGTCTTCCGTTGTCCTGCGCGATTAGTCTTTTAGTCCCTGTCCTCTTCTTCACCCGCCTTGTCTTTTTCCTCCCTCATAGCGTGCGCTTCTTTTGCGCTGCTGTCACGCCTTCTTCCTTTTGCTTCCCCCTACCCCCTTCACCTTCCCTTCCACTATATTTTCACCCTACGTGCCTCCTTCTGCTCAATTGGTGAACATTCATTAATTTTCATCATCCACATCTCTGTTTTTGTTCTCACTGCCACCGGAAGACCGTCATAACCCTTCGGCGATTCCTGTTCTCTCAATATTTCGTCTCTGGTGTGTGTTTGTTCTATTCCTTTTACCTGCCTTGTGCCATCCATTTAATTGTCAAACCAGGAAGAATATTTACTCGCATAGAAATTTTATCAAACAAATCCACCAAAAAGTCTAGCGAATCCTGCGTCTTTTCATTGTGATTGGTATGTAAGACAAAAATATTCGACTAAACATCCTTTGATGTAGACAAtcattatgtttttttttgttgtacCTTTGCAAGGCTACTTAAAAtcggaatttgaaaaaaaaagaagtaatTAATACTTGGCAGAGAAAGTTATGAGGTGTCCGGCGAGATGGCAACGGGCGTCAGCAAATGAAGGATAGGCAGCGGTGGAAAGCCGAGGAGGACGCCATATTGTGTACGTACGGGAACCAGTATGGGCCCAGGGAGTGGCACCTCGTCGCCCAGCGCATGAACGTTGCCCTTGACAGGGACGCCAAATCCTGTTGGGAGCGGTGGAAGAACTACCTCAATCCTGGCATCAAGAAAGGGTCGTTGACAGAGGAGGAGAAGCGCCTGGTCATCCGCCTGCTGGCCAAGCACGGCAACAAGTGGAAGACGATCGCCGCTGAGATCCCCGGGCGCACAGCGAAGCGGCTTGGCAAGTGGTGGGAGGTGTTCCAGGAGAAGCAGCAAAGGGTGCAGCGGGAGAGCGCGAAGTCCGCCGCCTCCCCAGCCGAGCCCGGTAAGTACGACCGGATCCTCGAGAGCTTCGCGGAGAAGCTGGTCAAAGAGGATCACATCGTGCCGCTGCTAATGACCACGCCGTTCCTCCCGCCGTGGCTCTCGAACAATGGCGCGGCCGGTGGCTACAGATCACCCCCTTTACAGTCGCCGTCTGTTACTCTGACGCTATCGCCGTCTGTTGCCCCTCCTCCCAGGCCATGGCTTCAGACTGAGAGGGGAGCAGAAGGTGGCTTGGGTTTGGGTAACTCGCAGCAAGGCATCGACGGACGCCATATCTTGCCGGAGCTGGTAGAGTGTTGCCGGGAGTTGGAGGAAGGGCACGTGGCGTGGATGGAGCACAAAAAGGAGGCAGCTTGGAGGTTGAAGCGGCTGGAGCTGCAGTTGGAATCGGAGAAGGCGGGCAAAAGGAGGGAGATGATGGAGGAGATCGAGGCGAAGGTGCGGGCGCTGAGGGAGGAGCAGAAGGTGGCGCTGGAGAGGATCGAGGTAGAGTACAAGGAGCAGATTGCCGGGCTGAGGAAGGACGCTGAGGCAAAAGAGCAGAAATTAGCAGACCAGTGGGCCGCAAAGCATATGCGGCTGAGCAAGTTTCTGAAGCAGCTGGGCGGCCGCCAGTGGCTGCTGGCGGAGATGAACGGTCGGTGAAGAGAAAAACATACCGGCTTTACTTTCGTACGGGTGTATTAATTGCTCGCGCATTCTCTTCCACATAGAGCGAAGCCCAATTCTATCTTCTGAAGAAGTGTTGCTGATGAATCATGAATGCTATACTACTCTTTTGCTTCATGATTAGAACAAGGAAATCTTTCGCCTCATCAATCTCTTAATAAACAAACGGAATTAGTTCCAACCAACTGAAACTTTAAACTCACACTGATGAATTCTGATGATGAATTCTGTGATGAACTTTAAACTTCCAGGCTTCCTCATCTGCAACCTTATCATTCATTATTGCTTCTACTTGACCTATCATTACAAACAATTCGTCAAAGCAGGAATGCAGGATTCAGAGGCCATTTTCTCATTCGTTCTTCTCATCCAAATATTGTGGGTGAATATTTACCCATTCAGCCATCAACAACTATAATCCTCCATGATGACTTGCATGCAAAACATGAAACTTCAATCTGCTATTTAACATTGACTTCAAGGAATTTTGCAAGTCCAAACTCCAATATGAATTATTTCACTCAATCTACTTTTGGATAAATATCTTTGGGAATCTGAAAGAAATGGTATATCCAGAGACTTGCATGGTCCGTTCAGCATGTAAATTGTCTTCCTCTTGCTCAATCTACCTTGGGACGAGGCGTCACCATCTGTTTTCTTTGCTGAAGTAGACATTGAGCACAGGTCAAATTAGCTCGGCCAACAATTACTGTCGACGCTGAAATGCATGTCATTGAAAACTCTACAGATGTTTTAAtgatcttaaattttttttaaggaggGCATTTCGAAGGAAAAAAATGATAAGGGAAGGTAAACTTTTTCAATTCATCTTGGTTTAAGAAAGAACAAGTTAACAACGCTAAATTTTCAACTCACAAAAGCGAAGAGACTATTAGTTCctataatttataatttgaagAACAAACCAGAAACTAGTTTGCAACAATTGCATAATAATTAAGAATTAAGGCTACTATTTAGTTAGGGTAATATAATTAAGCTTGTaatgtaataaaatttataatataatataatataatataattaatattatattactatatttaGTCAAATAGTTGTATACTATGTATATAATCTTTGATTAAGAAgatgattatatattttttttttgtttggtgtccattatattttataaacaatataattcatattattataaaatgataaaaatatcctaagGTTAGTTATTAGAAGAACTTTTTCAATCCCTAAAATCCATCCTCTCTATGCACTTTGAGCTTCCGCTTGTGCGTTCAACAACTTCAACAACTCGCTCACCTTCTCCTTCATCATGCAGATCCCTCGACATGATGCAGaatgagaagcttctggaaggcCCCGACTTTGATGGCCTTTGTGGCACACTCGCCTTGCCTCTCGCTCTTGTAGAGCTTCCATAGTGTCAACATGGTGAACTGTGTCACCGTCTCTGACATCCGTAGCATGTTCTTCACCAGCACCGCCAGGCCATGGCCGCGCGCCACCtcctgttagttgctactcggaattctattttacttcccctgtacaaaaggttgtacaagcacagaactttcctaacaacctatgtactcctcatgagttaaacttgaattggaaagggaacttaacatttttacttcaagttcaattcatgtgttcttcagtagataaaacttagattgcaaatgatacttaacattattaatctaagttcatcctatgttacagaagttgattaaatatctatttcaaggattggcttccagattaaacatgacgagacactcgaccttcttaggtatgagatcatccaccacttcttagacaaagtctttcaaagatattggatatttaaacttcttacagtaatcttaggtttaactacagagacctcaatagaagcacaagatcaaacacactaaatcaaaacacaaaaaacGAAACACGAAATTGCTAgcatcttgtgttggtatttcaggatccatacaaagaaaaactagtttcgtTGTGGAATTAagaactaattatacctttctttataaacaaagtcttcttgatcttctgctgtattcctctcctcctcttggacgtcgtgtgggcgacgatctaccaagatgaaatccacccgaaccacttcttttcctccaaaaAATTTCAGccaccaaggaatgccaaaataggaaactttcttctcttcttcttccccttcaagcaaaccggccacaagaagatggagcttgatgtgtcgccggccttaagagaagaaaacaaagggagaagggaaagagagaagggtcggccaccaaggaattaaagaaccaccggccaccaaggatataTATGTAACGACAACCCTTCTTACTACtgctctctaagggcgaccgttacctaactattactctacttactagtgccacttatgctattattagcgacacttagatttatcacggcccaagaggaattcctaccgaaaaatttcggcagaatctcccctgtccggtgaccaaatcaacaatacaaacaatctatactcagccacaggcggctggaacatatatttacacaaccacgcagtataataacacaataagaagaaggaaactactctagcaatagcaaacaactatatcactccaacaataggacccaactacaagtgcggaataaacttaattacaatctcaactcataataatatttaaagaaactaaaagaactctaaacagaagagtcttgacaatttgccagcaaactctgaatctctccatagtccagtcatcacacaccttcattaccaccaccttgtcgtcttcctttcatattttagcttttcctttatctgcagtaggaggaaaagtagatctataagcgaaacgcttagtaagtactatactatctcacaaaaactcgaagtgcataaaaatgcaaacgatactgaaactgaaatgctaaaagaaatctactcatgctcatctaatagcaaagtactcaaataaactgcatactcatgatatacaagaataaaactgaatactgaaaataatactaaacatgctcactaaactgataagaaagtaatgaaacaaatgctgtatgcttagaaataaagaaactaaacttctgttgattctaaacataggtgatacttgtttcatttacttatagctttatacttgaaattaatcttttaatttcttttacttttacttttctttcttcttctttttctttgggcccaggcttagtaccatcttatgcgcgctctctaataaagactgctgtagtcccacagggtaaagacctcggtcttaccagggccgagacctcggaaacggtcacttggatctgtttaacgacaacctcggaagtcgggtactagcatcttactttaatttacttgttatctctttttaactagaccttggtctttttcttacttatagctgctc
This genomic stretch from Zingiber officinale cultivar Zhangliang chromosome 7A, Zo_v1.1, whole genome shotgun sequence harbors:
- the LOC122001196 gene encoding transcription factor AS1-like; this translates as MKDRQRWKAEEDAILCTYGNQYGPREWHLVAQRMNVALDRDAKSCWERWKNYLNPGIKKGSLTEEEKRLVIRLLAKHGNKWKTIAAEIPGRTAKRLGKWWEVFQEKQQRVQRESAKSAASPAEPGKYDRILESFAEKLVKEDHIVPLLMTTPFLPPWLSNNGAAGGYRSPPLQSPSVTLTLSPSVAPPPRPWLQTERGAEGGLGLGNSQQGIDGRHILPELVECCRELEEGHVAWMEHKKEAAWRLKRLELQLESEKAGKRREMMEEIEAKVRALREEQKVALERIEVEYKEQIAGLRKDAEAKEQKLADQWAAKHMRLSKFLKQLGGRQWLLAEMNGR